A region from the Phycisphaerales bacterium genome encodes:
- a CDS encoding enoyl-CoA hydratase/isomerase family protein, with protein sequence MGSLVTLQFEGPVAVVSLARPEKRNAMTPGMLDEFLAALRSVRGSSARAVVVRGEGKVFCGGFDLVLCHAEPGTLARLLTGLSACVGELRSLDVPVVMACHGAAIAGGCALLGGADVVVADRGARVGYPVVPLGISPAVSAAYLRSVASDGATRGWQLDPVLHTGEEAYAIGLVHEIVELPDEVLDRARAVATMLAGKPAWAISATKAWLNRLTGPTEREARASLDASLELADNPEQREALGTLASTVWRKTP encoded by the coding sequence GTGGGATCGCTTGTGACGCTCCAGTTTGAGGGGCCGGTGGCGGTGGTGTCATTGGCTCGTCCAGAGAAGCGGAACGCGATGACGCCGGGGATGCTGGACGAGTTTCTTGCCGCGTTGCGATCGGTGCGCGGGTCGTCGGCGCGGGCGGTGGTTGTGCGTGGCGAGGGGAAGGTCTTCTGCGGCGGGTTTGATCTGGTGTTGTGCCACGCCGAGCCCGGGACGCTGGCGCGACTGCTCACCGGACTTTCGGCGTGCGTCGGCGAGTTGAGATCGCTGGATGTGCCCGTGGTGATGGCGTGCCATGGGGCGGCGATCGCGGGCGGGTGTGCGCTGCTTGGTGGCGCGGATGTGGTGGTTGCGGATCGCGGGGCGAGGGTTGGGTATCCGGTGGTGCCTCTGGGGATCTCGCCGGCGGTGTCGGCGGCGTATCTGCGATCGGTGGCGAGCGACGGGGCGACGCGGGGTTGGCAACTCGATCCGGTGTTGCACACGGGTGAGGAGGCGTACGCGATCGGGCTGGTGCATGAGATCGTGGAGTTGCCGGACGAGGTGTTGGATCGAGCCCGTGCTGTCGCCACGATGTTGGCGGGGAAGCCTGCGTGGGCGATTTCGGCGACGAAGGCGTGGCTGAATCGATTGACGGGGCCGACGGAACGCGAGGCACGTGCGTCGCTCGACGCGTCGTTGGAGTTGGCGGACAATCCGGAGCAGCGGGAGGCGCTGGGCACGCTCGCGAGCACGGTGTGGAGGAAAACGCCATGA
- a CDS encoding hydroxymethylglutaryl-CoA lyase — MPGRVRITEVAPRDGLQSEPGVISTTQKFRLVQLLSTTGVDEIEVSSFVSPKWVPQLGDADKVFALAASLRADLGASPIFSALVPNEKGMRAALDANESAGIRVVDKVAVFTAASEAFSLKNTNASIEESIQRFVPVVDLAQKHSIALRAYISCAVACPFDGPTDPARVAEIAVQLCRMGFTEIDLGDTIGVGTPETVGRVIEVVQAALADHSLRPLVTLHLHDTFGRAAECVVRALELGIRSFDSSAGGLGGCPYASTKERRAPGNIATETLIKAVHGAGYKTGVNTDRLAEAAAFARSIVAVTRRSPESDDATGGAE; from the coding sequence ATGCCCGGACGAGTGCGCATCACCGAGGTCGCCCCGCGCGACGGACTCCAGAGCGAGCCCGGCGTGATCAGCACGACGCAGAAGTTCCGCCTGGTGCAGTTACTCTCGACAACGGGCGTGGACGAGATCGAGGTGTCGAGTTTCGTCAGTCCGAAGTGGGTGCCGCAGTTGGGCGACGCGGACAAGGTGTTTGCGCTGGCCGCGTCGTTGCGGGCGGATCTTGGGGCGTCGCCGATATTTTCGGCGCTGGTGCCGAACGAGAAGGGGATGCGGGCGGCGCTCGATGCGAATGAGTCGGCGGGGATCCGTGTGGTGGACAAGGTCGCGGTGTTCACGGCGGCGAGCGAGGCGTTCTCGCTGAAGAACACCAACGCGTCGATCGAGGAGTCGATCCAGCGGTTTGTGCCGGTGGTGGATCTGGCGCAGAAGCACTCGATCGCGCTGCGGGCGTACATCTCGTGTGCGGTGGCGTGCCCGTTTGACGGGCCGACGGATCCGGCGCGGGTGGCGGAGATCGCGGTGCAGCTCTGTCGGATGGGGTTCACGGAGATCGATCTGGGGGACACGATCGGCGTGGGGACGCCCGAGACGGTGGGTCGGGTGATCGAGGTGGTGCAAGCGGCACTGGCGGATCACTCGTTGAGGCCGCTCGTGACGCTGCACCTGCACGACACGTTCGGTCGGGCGGCGGAGTGTGTGGTTCGGGCGCTCGAGTTGGGAATCCGATCGTTTGATTCGTCGGCGGGCGGGCTGGGCGGGTGTCCGTACGCGAGCACGAAGGAGCGGCGGGCGCCGGGGAACATCGCGACCGAGACGCTCATCAAAGCGGTGCACGGCGCGGGGTACAAGACTGGCGTGAATACGGATCGGCTGGCGGAGGCGGCGGCGTTTGCGCGGTCGATCGTGGCGGTGACGAGGCGTTCGCCCGAGAGCGATGACGCGACAGGCGGGGCGGAGTAA